A genomic window from Candidatus Deferrimicrobiaceae bacterium includes:
- a CDS encoding THUMP domain-containing protein produces the protein MHSWNVVVTCRRNGERGAAKELKFFGRFHTMGFRDVLVGSVEDRARFFEELRKGKEVRDPVWRFVARLVPVDEVFSFTLETFRERLSGVIDGIAGRVPPGPFYVRIERRGHKGEIPTQEVEKEMGGRIIAAHESQGHASRVDFQGFRSIVAVETFGDHGGVGVIFREEIEKYPFLKVP, from the coding sequence ATGCACTCCTGGAACGTGGTCGTCACCTGCCGCCGCAACGGCGAGCGGGGCGCGGCGAAGGAACTCAAGTTCTTCGGCCGGTTCCACACGATGGGATTCCGCGACGTCCTGGTCGGGAGCGTGGAGGACCGCGCGAGGTTCTTCGAGGAGCTGCGCAAGGGCAAGGAGGTTCGGGACCCGGTATGGCGGTTCGTCGCCCGCCTCGTCCCGGTGGACGAGGTCTTCTCCTTCACCCTGGAGACGTTCCGCGAGCGGCTGTCCGGGGTGATCGACGGAATCGCCGGCCGTGTTCCCCCCGGCCCCTTCTACGTGCGCATCGAGCGCCGCGGGCACAAGGGGGAGATCCCGACGCAGGAGGTGGAGAAGGAGATGGGCGGCCGGATCATCGCCGCCCACGAGAGCCAGGGGCACGCCTCCCGGGTCGACTTCCAGGGTTTCCGCTCCATCGTTGCGGTGGAGACCTTCGGGGACCACGGCGGGGTGGGGGTCATCTTCCGCGAAGAGATCGAGAAGTATCCTTTTCTGAAAGTTCCGTGA